ACTAAAGTAAAGTTCAAGTATAAGGGAGAAGAGAAGGAAGTAGATATATCAAAGGTAAAGAAAGTATGGAGAGTAGGTAAAATGGTATCCTTTACCTACGACG
This genomic interval from Acidianus sp. HS-5 contains the following:
- the sul7d gene encoding Sul7d family chromatin protein — its product is MATKVKFKYKGEEKEVDISKVKKVWRVGKMVSFTYDDNGKTGRGAVSEKDAPKELLEKLK